A window of Solanum stenotomum isolate F172 chromosome 3, ASM1918654v1, whole genome shotgun sequence contains these coding sequences:
- the LOC125860309 gene encoding uncharacterized protein LOC125860309: MRFQLISVSSIFNLNSRHNTYLYRSFSMATQTLNSSINGEVVDDDDLLCSDATTTSSIIEQEGERQPVGLNCLNGYLKGEARIERAWAHWKKLGEPKLIVAPMVDNSELPFRLLCRKHGAQAAYTPMLHSRIFSENEKYRSLEFTTCKEDRPLFVQFCANDPDTLLEAARRVEPNCDYVDINLGCPQRIARRGNYGAFLMDNLPLVKSLVEKLASNLDVPVSCKIRVFPNLQDTLSYAKMLEDAGCSLLAVHGRTRDEKDGKKFRANWEAIKAVRDVVRIPVLANGDIRHMDDVHNCLEKTGADGVLSAEPLLENPALFAGYRTAEWGLSTAGIKEDGKLDQAELLVDYLKLCERHPVPWRMIRSHVHKMLGEWFRIQPSVREDFNQQSQLTFEFLYDLVNRLRELGVSVPLYVKETQEEAVSPNGDAA; the protein is encoded by the exons ATGAGATTCCAACTTATCTCCGTCAGCTCCATTTTCAACCTAAATTCTCGCCACAACACATACCTTTATAGAAGCTTTTCCATGGCTACTCAAACCCTAAATTCCTCCATTAACGGCGAAGTCGTCGACGACGATGATCTTCTATGCTCCGACGCCACCACCACTTCATCTATCATTGAACAAGAAGGAGAGAGGCAGCCAGTTGGACTGAATTGTTTGAACGGTTACTTAAAGGGGGAAGCACGGATAGAGAGAGCTTGGGCTCATTGGAAGAAGTTAGGAGAGCCGAAACTTATTGTTGCTCCGATGGTTGACAACTCAGAGTTGCCTTTTCGTCTGCTGTGTCGAAAGCATGGTGCTCAAGCTGCTTATACACCTATGCTTCACTCCCGTATCTTCAGTGAAAATGAGAAGTATCGCTCTCTTGAATTTACTACCTGCAAG GAGGACCGTCCACTTTTTGTTCAATTCTGTGCTAATGATCCAGATACTTTGCTAGAAGCAGCTCGAAGAGTAGAGCCTAACTGCGATTATGTGGACATCAACTTGGG GTGTCCCCAGCGTATTGCGAGACGAGGGAATTACGGAGCATTCCTCATGGATAATCTTCCCCTTGTGAAGTCTCTGGTAGAAAAGTTGGCCAGCAATCTTGATGTTCCTGTGTCATGCAAAATACGAGTTTTCCCTAATTTGCAAGATACACTTAGTTATGCAAAGATGTTGGAGGATGCTGGTTGTTCTCTTTTAGCAGTGCATGGCAGAACAAGGGATGAAAAAGATGGAAAGAAATTCAGAGCCAATTGGGAGGCCATCAAAGCTGTTAGAGACGTTGTTAGAATTCCTGTCCTTGCTAATGGTGATATACGGCACATGGATGATGTACATAACTGCTTGGAAAAGACTGGTGCTGATGGGGTACTTTCGGCAGAGCCTCTTCTTGAGAATCCAGCTCTATTTGCAGGATATCGAACTGCTGAATGGGGATTGAGCACTGCAGGAATCAAAGAAGATGGTAAGCTAGACCAAGCTGAGTTACTCGTAGATTATTTGAAGTTGTGTGAGAGACATCCAGTGCCATGGAGAATGATCCGTTCTCATGTGCACAAGATGTTGGGAGAGTGGTTTCGGATCCAGCCAAGCGTTAGAGAGGATTTCAACCAGCAATCCCAACTCACCTTCGAATTCCTTTATGACTTGGTAAATCGATTAAGGGAACTTGGAGTGAGTGTGCCACTTTATGTGAAGGAGACTCAAGAGGAAGCTGTATCTCCAAATGGAGACGCGGCATAA